The Siniperca chuatsi isolate FFG_IHB_CAS linkage group LG12, ASM2008510v1, whole genome shotgun sequence genome has a segment encoding these proteins:
- the LOC122885620 gene encoding carboxy-terminal domain RNA polymerase II polypeptide A small phosphatase 1-like isoform X2, which produces MDHSPSIITQVTRDEEENATCREEGANEVSPSKKPRSRGLLHSLFCCLCHKESEPPAVKNNAPLLVEENGTLSKVPAKPLLPRIKSNDAGKICVVIDLDETLVHSSFKPVNNADFIIPVEIDGTVHQVYVLKRPHVDEFLKRMGELFECVLFTASLSKYADPVSDLLDKWGAFRSRLFRESCVFHKGNYVKDLSRLGRDLNKVIIIDNSPASYIFHPDNAVPVASWFDDMSDTELLDLIPFFERLSKVDDIYDFLQQQRTSS; this is translated from the exons ATGGACCATTCGCCGTCGATAATCACGCAAGTAACCAGAGACGAGGAGGAAAATGCGACTTGTCGTGAGGAAG GTGCCAACGAAGTTTCCCCCTCAAAGAAGCCTCGCAGCAGAGGCCTTCTCCACAGTCTCTTCTGCTGTCTATGTCACAAAGAATCAGAGCCACCTGCAGTAAAAAACAATGCCCCCCTCTTGGTAGAAGAAAATGGGACCCTGTCAAAA GTTCCAGCCAAACCGCTGCTCCCACGGATTAAATCAAATGATGCAGGGAAGATCTGTGTGGTCATTGATTTGGATGAAACATTAGTGCATAGTTCATTTAAG CCAGTGAACAATGCTGATTTTATCATTCCAGTGGAAATTGATGGAACAGTTCACCAG GTGTATGTGTTAAAGAGGCCCCACGTTGACGAATTCCTCAAGAGGATGGGAGaattgtttgagtgtgttttgttcACCGCAAGCTTATCCAAG TACGCAGACCCTGTGTCGGACCTGTTGGACAAATGGGGGGCCTTCCGGAGCCGTCTCTTCCGGGAGTCATGTGTCTTCCACAAAGGGAACTATGTAAAAGACCTGAGCCGTTTAGGAAGAGACCTCAACAAGGTCATCATCATTGACAACTCCCCAGCCTCCTACATCTTCCATCCCGACAACGCA GTTCCTGTAGCGTCCTGGTTTGACGACATGTCAGACACCGAGCTCCTCGATCTTATCCCCTTCTTTGAGAGACTAAGCAAAGTGGATGACATCTATGATTTTCTCCAGCAGCAGAGGACTTCAAGTTAA
- the LOC122885620 gene encoding probable serine/threonine-protein kinase kinX isoform X1, producing MYLENSEQSKVSGEREQSTEVMLAEQCQVPKLTEAADLTSPSKGSAELGIKVLVEYSEQTVVSREMDPSILCVEHCNMNRDETESCTYCNGHSESFEQYSASDEFFQSDQILDKCETLGLSQPSDECAQHRECFKPCKSSEHCANHSLASTCSSCCEHCAKHLQLFQQCKPSDQQFESFDFEPDKLPVNCDSLGQCEMSDFIPECTDHLELLQQYEPSDQQCDCFDSEPETSTEDSEQCDMTGFTPNISDSVDLLDCGAELCEYDEIQNQTEYTDDDDDDDDDESYPLEEEDEQNETEPIDEESCRLSDDVNSSHFDTPVHVYFEDSEDVPFASECCETHQFNEENSPQATTLDKTTDRCEMCETDCFETSQEYEPTQQCATSEQCNSDKTSEFCSEEDGSSDCSSIETKSFKTCADGSIPSDPCSDSSGESEKGAQEDSSDEQTQWESFEDDEEIEQSNIKKPTVDSVIEDYFDLFDRADYYGHAFAQKRHYISCFEGGDIHDRLYLEEVQSAKNACKCKKINEQIHVQETDTCFDSPEEACEDTYEEDADQRDDTSSGSCESEKQAEEWIVQSESSLAEDVVEESESEAHALYAENCEETEEDEDTSDGEACAFDGHVSEICNEEEAEVCLSSGNGESMCAPCAEDISVEGDAYEDEVSVAQNYESLDDSTSTVGRLQRSVTDYKKDDKDEPEEKVFIACSEMEPYWSLVDHEESGEMCEPGVEEYYAYQIKSIQSSVKQALNRFIMEGRSYNQIIHGKANEDACRNEREDGICPEECKEVRFGITDVIELSENLANCSVEEKTTNEQTPESDEDYGFSEISREINPPLDIIHSVVSKNEERDAHTLVRRTEENSEASEQSRDSEEEQSDDESSEPCECEYCIPPIEQVPAKPLLPRIKSNDAGKICVVIDLDETLVHSSFKPVNNADFIIPVEIDGTVHQVYVLKRPHVDEFLKRMGELFECVLFTASLSKYADPVSDLLDKWGAFRSRLFRESCVFHKGNYVKDLSRLGRDLNKVIIIDNSPASYIFHPDNAVPVASWFDDMSDTELLDLIPFFERLSKVDDIYDFLQQQRTSS from the exons ATGTATTTGGAAAACTCTGAGCAAAGCAAAGTCTCTGGAGAAAGGGAGCAGTCTACTGAAGTCATGCTTGCTGAACAATGCCAGGTTCCCAAATTAACAGAAGCTGCAGATTTAACCAGCCCTTCAAAGGGAAGTGCTGAACTTGGCATAAAGGTCCTTGTGGAATATAGTGAGCAGACTGTTGTCAGCAGAGAAATGGACCCTTCTATCCTTTGTGTGGAACACTGCAACATGAATAGAGATGAGACTGAATCCTGCACATATTGCAATGGACACTCTGAAAGCTTTGAGCAATACTCAGCAAGCGATGAATTTTTTCAATCCGACCAGATCCTTGATAAGTGTGAGACTTTGGGGTTAAGCCAACCATCTGACGAATGTGCTCAGCACCGTGAGTGTTTTAAACCTTGCAAGTCCTCTGAGCACTGTGCTAATCATAGTTTAGCTTCCACATGTAGTTCTTGCTGTGAACATTGTGCAAAACACCTCCAATTATTTCAGCAATGCAAGCCCTCTGATCAGCAGTTTGAGTCTTTTGACTTTGAGCCAGATAAATTACCAGTGAACTGTGACAGTTTGGGGCAGTGTGAAATGTCTGATTTCATACCTGAATGCACAGACCACCTGGAGTTACTGCAACAATACGAGCCTTCTGATCAGCAGTGTGACTGCTTTGACTCTGAGCCAGAAACATCAACAGAGGACTCTGAGCAATGTGACATGACTGGTTTCACACCTAACATCTCTGATTCAGTGGACTTATTGGACTGTGGCGCTGAACTTTGTGAGTATGACGAAATTCAGAATCAAACGGAAtacactgatgatgatgatgatgatgatgatgacgagaGCTATCCACTTGAAGAAGAGGACGAGCAAAATGAAACAGAGCCTATTGATGAAGAGTCCTGCAGATTATCAGATGATGTAAATTCCTCACATTTCGACACACCTGTTCATGTTTATTTTGAGGACAGTGAAGATGTTCCCTTTGCGAGTGAATGCTGTGAGACACACCAGTTCAATGAAGAAAACTCTCCGCAAGCTACAACATTAGACAAGACCACAGATCGCTGTGAAATGTGTGAAACTGATTGCTTTGAAACAAGCCAAGAGTATGAGCCAACTCAACAATGTGCTACTTCAGAGCAGTGCAACTCTGACAAGACCTCAGAGTTTTGCAGTGAAGAAGATGGTTCCTCAGATTGCTCTTCTATTGAAACCAAATCCTTTAAGACTTGTGCCGATGGCAGTATTCCTTCAGATCCCTGCTCTGATTCATCTGGGGAATCAGAAAAGGGAGCTCAGGAAGATTCAAGTGATGAGCAGACACAGTGGGAATCTtttgaagatgatgaagaaatAGAGCAAAGCAATATTAAAAAACCCACTGTTGATAGTGTTATTGAAGATTACTTTGATCTATTTGACAGAGCTGACTATTACGGACACGCGTTCGCACAAAAGCGGCATTACATCTCCTGCTTTGAAGGGGGAGATATCCATGACCGCCTGTATCTTGAAGAAGTTCAATCTGCCaaaaatgcatgcaaatgtaaaaaaatcaaTGAGCAAATTCATGTACAGGAAACTGATACATGTTTTGATTCCCCTGAAGAAGCATGTGAAGATACTTATGAGGAAGATGCAGATCAGAGAGATGACACCTCTTCTGGGTCTTGTGAgtcagagaaacaagctgaaGAATGGATTGTACAATCAGAATCTAGTTTAGCAGAGGATGTAGTTGAAGAAAGTGAATCAGAAGCCCACGCCCTTTATGCAGAGAATTGTGAGGAAACCGAGGAAGATGAAGACACTTCTGATGGAGAAGCTTGTGCGTTTGACGGCCATGTTTCTGAAATCTGTAACGAAGAAGAAGCTGAGGTTTGCCTGTCCTCTGGTAATGGGGAGAGCATGTGTGCGCCATGTGCAGAGGACATCTCTGTTGAAGGTGATGCTTATGAAGATGAAGTCTCTGTTGCTCAGAATTATGAATCTCTTGATGACAGTACCTCTACCGTTGGTCGTTTACAGAGATCTGTTACTGATTACAAAAAGGATGACAAAGATGAGCCTgaagaaaaagtatttattgCATGTTCGGAAATGGAGCCATATTGGTCACTTGTTGATCATGAGGAAAGTGGAGAGATGTGTGAGCCAGGTGTTGAGGAATACTATGCATATCAGATTAAAAGCATTCAGTCATCTGTTAAACAAGCCCTGAATAGATTTATTATGGAAGGAAGATCATACAATCAGATAATCCATGGAAAAGCTAATGAGGATGCTTGTAGGAATGAAAGAGAAGATGGAATCTGCCCAGAAGAGTGCAAAGAAGTCAGATTTGGAATTACTGATGTTATCGAACTGAGTGAGAATTTAGCCAACTGCTCTGTTGAGGAAAAAACAACCAACGAACAAACTCCAGAATCAGACGAAGACTATGGATTCAGTGAAATTTCAAGAGAAATAAATCCTCCTTTAGATATTATTCACAGTGTTGTCTCAAAAAATGAGGAAAGGGATGCACACACGCTGGTCAGAAGGACTGAGGAAAACTCAGAGGCCTCCGAACAAAGCAGAGATTCAGAAGAGGAGCAGAGTGACGATGAATCCTCTGAGCCTTGTGAATGCGAGTACTGCATTCCACCGATAGAGCAG GTTCCAGCCAAACCGCTGCTCCCACGGATTAAATCAAATGATGCAGGGAAGATCTGTGTGGTCATTGATTTGGATGAAACATTAGTGCATAGTTCATTTAAG CCAGTGAACAATGCTGATTTTATCATTCCAGTGGAAATTGATGGAACAGTTCACCAG GTGTATGTGTTAAAGAGGCCCCACGTTGACGAATTCCTCAAGAGGATGGGAGaattgtttgagtgtgttttgttcACCGCAAGCTTATCCAAG TACGCAGACCCTGTGTCGGACCTGTTGGACAAATGGGGGGCCTTCCGGAGCCGTCTCTTCCGGGAGTCATGTGTCTTCCACAAAGGGAACTATGTAAAAGACCTGAGCCGTTTAGGAAGAGACCTCAACAAGGTCATCATCATTGACAACTCCCCAGCCTCCTACATCTTCCATCCCGACAACGCA GTTCCTGTAGCGTCCTGGTTTGACGACATGTCAGACACCGAGCTCCTCGATCTTATCCCCTTCTTTGAGAGACTAAGCAAAGTGGATGACATCTATGATTTTCTCCAGCAGCAGAGGACTTCAAGTTAA
- the LOC122885544 gene encoding SPEG neighbor protein-like, translating to MSKAKAAPPPGCTLNINDPQVQEAAIRIQASYRGHRSRKELREKGPPKILQELKDVVLVEGSAAKLECRVSAFPDPFIVWYKDGKELKDGPKYRYVFEDPDFVALVVRDGVLADLGKYTVNIKNPFGQTCGSACILVEVPAKVSKGPDNIKAKRGTTVVLKAQISGEPPPDVAWLKDGDDIEEDNRVFFDVEDTNTILTIKNAKLSDAGKYEVFVENNLGTDQSSARVDIL from the exons ATGTCCAAAGCGAAGGCTGCACCCCCTCCTGGGTGCACTCTGAACATCAACGATCCTCAAGTCCAGGAGGCTGCTATCCGAATCCAAGCCTCATATCGTGGCCACAG GTCGCGTAAAGAGCTGCGGGAGAAAGGCCCTCCCAAGATCCTGCAGGAGCTCAAAGATGTGGTTCTTGTTGAGGGCAGTGCTGCAAAGCTGGAGTGCAGAGTTAGCGCTTTCCCAGATCCTTTCATTGTCTGGTACAAGGATGGCAAAGAGCTGAAGGATGGTCCCAAGTACCGCTATGTTTTTGAAGACCCAGATTTTGTGGCGCTCGTGGTTAGAGATGGGGTTCTGGCTGATCTGGGAAAATACACTGTTAACATTAAAAATCCATTTGGACAGACCTGTGGATCTGCCTGTATTCTAGTGGAAG TCCCTGCGAAGGTTTCTAAAGGCCCAGACAACATTAAGGCCAAAAGAGGGACAACAGTGGTGCTCAAGGCTCAAATAAGTGGGGAGCCTCCTCCAGATGTTGCCTGGCTCAAAGATGGAGATGACATTGAAGAAGACAACAG GGTGTTCTTCGACGTTGAAGACACCAACACAATCTTGACCATCAAAAATGCAAAGTTGTCTGATGCTGGCAAGTATGAGGTGTTTGTGGAGAACAATCTGGGCACAGACCAGTCCTCTGCTCGTGTCGACATCCTCTGA